The nucleotide sequence CATCGGCTCCAAGATGACCTGGGCCAAGAACCAGGGCCTCGGCGGCGCGTTCTTCTGGGAGTTCAGCGGGGACACCGCCAACGGCGAACTGGTCAGCGCCATCAACAGCGGCCTGTCGTGAGCGGGTTCACCCGGCCGCACCGCGGGCGCCGGGACGCGTGACCCGGTACCTGTGACCTGCCGCGCCTGACCGAACGGCCTTCACCCTCTCCCGGGCGCCTTCCGGGGGAGGGTGAACGCGCTTCAGGCCACGTTCACCCGCTGGCCGGGAGGCGCCGCCTCCAGCCACGCCAGGAAACCGGTCAGCGCGTCCTCGCTCATCGCGAGTTCGAGACGCGTGCCGCGGTGCACACAGGTGAGGATCACGGCGTCGGACAGCAGCGCCAGCTCCTCCTCGCCCTCGGGCAGACGACGGCCGGCCACCTCGATCGAACCGCGCTCCAGTACCCGGCGCGGACGGTAGGCGTAGGAGAAGACCCGGTACCACTCGATGCGGTCGCCGTTGTAGCGGGCGACGCCGTAGCTCCAGCCCTTTCCGCTGGTGTCCGCCTTCTCGGGGACGTCCCAGCGCAGGGAACAGTCGAAGGTTCCGCCGGACCGCTGGATGAGTCTGCGGCGCAGGCCGAAGACGAACAGCCCCAGCGCCACCAGGGCCACGACGATTCCGCACACAGTCAGAGCGAGGACCATCGACACCGACCTCCTCGTCTCCTAGGTACCGGAATAGGTAACGGAACGGAAAAAACATCCATATCTGCCTCAGCCGCGGTCGGTGCCGGATTGCTCCGGACCCGACCGCGGCTGAGTGACGTCATGCGGTTGTGCCCTGGGTCAGCGCGAGGCCGCCGCACGCAGTCGGACGTCCGCGCGACGCTCGGCGGCGGCGTCGCCCTCCGCCTTCGCGCGCTCGAGTTCCCGCTCCACGCGCTGGACGTCGATCTCGTCCGACAGCTCGGCGATCTCGGCCAGCAGCGACAGCTTGTTGTCCGCGAACGAGACGAAACCGCCGTGCACCGCGGCGACGACCGTTCCACCATCACTCGTACGGATGGTCACGGGGCCCGACTCCAGCACACCGAGCAGCGGCTGGTGACCGGGCATGACGCCGATGTCGCCGGACGTGGTGCGCGCGACGACCAGGGTGGCCTCGCCGGACCAGACCTCTCGGTCGGCCGCGACCAGCGCGACGTGCAGCTCAGCAGCCAAGGTGGCTCCTCGGGTCACCACCCGGCGGGTCTGCCGGGTGTTGGTTACAAGTCTAATGGGCGTGAGTGAGGGGGCGGGACGCGCCCGCCCCCTCAGACGTGAGCCGTAGGACTCACTTCGAACTCAGGGAGTTCAGGAGACGCCCAGCTCCTTGGCGTTGGCCTTCAGGTCCTCGATGCCACCGCACAGGAAGAACGCCTGCTCCGGGAAGTGGTCGTACTCACCGTCGATGATCGCGTTGAACGCGGTGATCGACTCGTCGAGCGGCACGTCCGACCCGTCGACGCCGGTGAACTGCTTGGCGACGTGGGTGTTCTGGGAGAGGAAGCGCTCCACACGACGGGCGCGGTGGACGGTGAGCTTGTCCTCCTCGCCGAGCTCGTCGATACCGAGGATCGCGATGATGTCCTGAAGGTCCTTGTACTTCTGGAGGACCGTCTTGACGCGCATCGCGGTGTTGTAGTGGTCCGCCGCGATGTAGCGGGGGTCCAGGATGCGGGACGTGGAGTCCAGCGGGTCCACGGCCGGGTAGATGCCCTTCTCGGAGATCGGACGGGAGAGAACCGTCGTCGCGTCGAGGTGGGCGAACGTGGTGGCCGGGGCCGGGTCGGTCAGGTCGTCCGCGGGGACGTAGATCGCCTGCATCGAGGTGATCGAGTGACCACGGGTCGAGGTGATGCGCTCCTGGAGGAGACCCATCTCGTCGGCCAGGTTCGGCTGGTAACCCACCGCGGAGGGCATACGGCCGAGCAGGGTCGAGACCTCGGAACCGGCCTGCGTGAAGCGGAAGATGTTGTCGATGAAGAACAGCACGTCCTGCTTCTGCACATCGCGGAAGTACTCCGCCATGGTCAGACCGGCGAGGGCCACGCGCAGACGGGTGCCCGGGGGCTCGTCCATCTGGCCGAAGACCAGCGCAGTCTTGTCGATGACGCCCGAGTCGGCCATCTCCTCGATGAGGTCGTTGCCCTCACGGGTGCGCTCACCGACACCGGCGAACACCGAGACACCGTCGTGGTTGTTGGCGACGCGGTAGATCATCTCCTGGATGAGCACCGTCTTGCCGACGCCGGCACCACCGAACAGACCGATCTTTCCACCCTTGACGTACGGGGTGAGGAGGTCGATGACCTTGACGCCGGTCTCGAACATCTCGGTCTTCGACTCGAGCTCGTCGAAGTTCGGGGCCTTGCGGTGGATGGACCAGCGCTCGCCCTCGTACTTCTCGTCGACGTTCAGCACCTCACCGAGGGTGTTGAACACCTTGCCCTTGGTGAAGTCGCCGACCGGGACGGTGATGCCCGTGCCCGTGTCGGTCACCGGGGCCTGGCGGACCAGACCGTCGGTGGGCTGCATCGAGATCGTGCGGACCAGGCCGTCACCCAGGTGCTGGGCGACCTCCAGGGTCAGCGTCTTCTTCGCGCCGTCCTGGGCCGGGTCGGCCACCTCGACGTGAAGGGCGTTGTAGATCTCCGGCATGGCGTCGACGGGGAATTCCACGTCGACGACCGGGCCGATGACCCGGGCGACGCGGCCCGTGGCAACGGCCGTCTCAACTGTCGTCGTCATTACCTGTCACTCCCCGCGGTCGCGTCGGCCAGGGCTGCGGAGCCACCGACGATCTCGCTGATTTCCTGGGTGATTTCGGCCTGGCGGGCCGCGTTGGCAAGGCGGGAGAGCGTCTCGATGAGCTCGCCCGCGTTGTCGGTCGCCGACTTCATCGCGCGCCGCGTGGCGGCGTGCTTCGAGGCTGCCGACTGGAGAAGCGCGTTGTAGACGCGGCTCTCCACATAGCGCGGCAGCAGGGCGTCGAGGACGTCCTCCGCCGAGGGCTCGAAGTCGTACAGCGGAAGGATCTCGCCCTTCGGCGCCGACTCCTTGGCCACCTCGTCGAGGCTGAGCGGCAGCAGGCGGTCGTCGAGCGCCGTCTGCGTCATCATCGAGACGAACTCGGTGAACACGATGTGGAGTTCGTCCACGCCGCCGTCCGCCGTCTCCTTCTCGATCGCCTCGATCAGCGGACCCGCGACCTTCTTGGCGTCCGCGTAGGTGGGCTCGTCGGTGAAGCCCGACCACGACTCCGCGACCTTGCGCTCACGGAAGTTGTAGTGGGCCAGACCGCGGCGGCCGACGATGTACGTGTCGACCTCCTTGCCCTCCGCCTCGAGGCGCGCCGTCAGCTGCTCGGCGGCCTTGATCGCGTTGGAGTTGAAGGCGCCGGCCAGTCCGCGGTCGCTCGTGAGGAGCAGCACCGCGGCACGGGTCGCCGTCTCCGCCTCCGTGGTCAGCGGGTGCTTGGTGTTCGAACCGGTGCCGACCGCCGAGACCGCGCGGGTGAGCTCGGTCGCGTACGGCGCGGAGGCCGCCACCTTGCGCTGCGCCTTGACGACGCGCGAGGCGGCGATCATCTCCATCGCCTTGGTGATCTTCTTGGTCGCGGTGACGGATCGGATGCGACGCTTGTAGACCCGGAGCTGGGCTCCCATGAGTCAGGTCCCTTCCTTACGTCACTTGGCCGAGGCCGGGGCGTCCTCGCCGAGAAGCTTGCCGTCCGAGGTCTCGAACTGCTTCTTGAAGTCGGCGATCGCGTCGGCAACAGCGGTGAGGGTGTCGTCCGACATCTTCGCGCCCTCCTTGATGGAGGTCATGAGGCCCTGCTCCTTGCGGTGCAGGTACTCCAGCAGCTCCTTCTCGAAGCGGCGGACGTCGGAGACCGGGACATCGTCCATCTTGCCGGTGGTGCCGGCCCAGACGGAGACGACCTGGTCCTCGGTCGGCATCGGCTGGTACTGCGGCTGCTTCAGCAGCTCGACCAGACGCTGACCACGCTCCAGCTGCGACTTCGACGCGGCGTCCAGGTCGGAACCGAAGGCGGCGAACGCCTCCAGCTCGCGGTACTGGGCGAGGTCGAGGCGGAGCCGGCCCGAGACCTGGCGCATGGCCTTGTGCTGGGCGGAGCCACCGACACGGGAGACCGAGATACCGACGTTCAGGGCCGGACGCTGGCCGGCGTTGAACAGGTCGGACTCCAGGAAGCACTGGCCGTCGGTGATGGAGATGACGTTGGTCGGGATGAACGCCGAGACGTCGTTGGCCTTCGTCTCGACGATCGGCAGACCGGTCATCGAGCCCGCACCGAGGTCGTCGGAGAGCTTCGCGCAGCGCTCCAGCAGACGGGAGTGCAGGTAGAAGACGTCACCCGGGTAGGCCTCGCGGCCCGGCGGGCGGCGCAGCAGCAGCGACACGGCGCGGTAGGCGTCGGCCTGCTTCGACAGGTCGTCGAAGATGATGAGGACGTGCTTGCCCTCGTACATCCACTGCTGACCGATGGCCGAACCGGTGTACGGCGCCAGGTACTTGAAGCCGGCCGGGTCGGACGCCGGGGCGGCGACGATGGTCGTGTACTCCAGCGCGCCGGCCTCTTCGAGGGCGCCACGCACGGAGGCGATGGTCGAGCCCTTCTGGCCGATGGCGACGTAGACGCAGCGGACCTGCTTCTTCGGGTCGCCCGAGCGCCAGTTGTCGCGCTGGTTGATGATCGTGTCGACGGCCAGGGCGGTCTTGCCCGTCTGGCGGTCGCCGATGATCAGCTGACGCTGACCACGGCCGATCGGGGTCATCGCGTCGACGGCCTTGTAGCCGGTCTCCATCGGCTCGTGCACCGACTTACGGGCCATGACACCGGGAGCCTGAAGCTCCAGGGCACGGCGGCCGGACGTCTCGATCTCGCCGAGGCCGTCGATCGGGTTGCCGAGCGGGTCGACGACGCGGCCGAGGTAGCCCTCGCCGACGGCGACGGACAGGACCTCTCCGGTGCGGGTGACCGGCTGGCCCTCCTCGACGCCGCTGAACTCGCCGAGGATGACGGTACCGATCTCGCGCTCTTCGAGGTTGAGCGCGAGACCGAGGGTGCCGTCCTCGAACTTCAGCAGTTCGTTGGCCATGGCCGAGGGGAGGCCCTCGACCTTCGCGATGCCGTCGCCGGCAAGGGTGACCGTACCGACCTCCTCGCGCGAGGCCGCGTCCGGCTTGTACGACTGGACAAAGTTCTCCAGCGCGTCCCGGATCTCCTCCGGCCGGATCGTGAGCTCCGCCATCTGGGTTCCCTGCTCTCCTTGTTGGGCCCGAAGTTTCACTTTGGGGGGATGGGGACTCCCCCCTGAAAGAGGTGAATCCTCTGCACGGCCCAACCAGGGCCGCCATCAGTTCGTACTGCGGTCTTGAGTTGCTGTTAGCTCGCCATGCGGCGGGCGACGTCCTCGATGCGGTCCGCGAGGGAGCCGTTGATCACCTCGTCGCCGACCTGCACCCGGATCCCGCCGAG is from Streptomyces asoensis and encodes:
- the atpA gene encoding F0F1 ATP synthase subunit alpha, producing the protein MAELTIRPEEIRDALENFVQSYKPDAASREEVGTVTLAGDGIAKVEGLPSAMANELLKFEDGTLGLALNLEEREIGTVILGEFSGVEEGQPVTRTGEVLSVAVGEGYLGRVVDPLGNPIDGLGEIETSGRRALELQAPGVMARKSVHEPMETGYKAVDAMTPIGRGQRQLIIGDRQTGKTALAVDTIINQRDNWRSGDPKKQVRCVYVAIGQKGSTIASVRGALEEAGALEYTTIVAAPASDPAGFKYLAPYTGSAIGQQWMYEGKHVLIIFDDLSKQADAYRAVSLLLRRPPGREAYPGDVFYLHSRLLERCAKLSDDLGAGSMTGLPIVETKANDVSAFIPTNVISITDGQCFLESDLFNAGQRPALNVGISVSRVGGSAQHKAMRQVSGRLRLDLAQYRELEAFAAFGSDLDAASKSQLERGQRLVELLKQPQYQPMPTEDQVVSVWAGTTGKMDDVPVSDVRRFEKELLEYLHRKEQGLMTSIKEGAKMSDDTLTAVADAIADFKKQFETSDGKLLGEDAPASAK
- a CDS encoding DUF2550 domain-containing protein, whose translation is MVLALTVCGIVVALVALGLFVFGLRRRLIQRSGGTFDCSLRWDVPEKADTSGKGWSYGVARYNGDRIEWYRVFSYAYRPRRVLERGSIEVAGRRLPEGEEELALLSDAVILTCVHRGTRLELAMSEDALTGFLAWLEAAPPGQRVNVA
- a CDS encoding F0F1 ATP synthase subunit epsilon, which translates into the protein MAAELHVALVAADREVWSGEATLVVARTTSGDIGVMPGHQPLLGVLESGPVTIRTSDGGTVVAAVHGGFVSFADNKLSLLAEIAELSDEIDVQRVERELERAKAEGDAAAERRADVRLRAAASR
- the atpD gene encoding F0F1 ATP synthase subunit beta, giving the protein MTTTVETAVATGRVARVIGPVVDVEFPVDAMPEIYNALHVEVADPAQDGAKKTLTLEVAQHLGDGLVRTISMQPTDGLVRQAPVTDTGTGITVPVGDFTKGKVFNTLGEVLNVDEKYEGERWSIHRKAPNFDELESKTEMFETGVKVIDLLTPYVKGGKIGLFGGAGVGKTVLIQEMIYRVANNHDGVSVFAGVGERTREGNDLIEEMADSGVIDKTALVFGQMDEPPGTRLRVALAGLTMAEYFRDVQKQDVLFFIDNIFRFTQAGSEVSTLLGRMPSAVGYQPNLADEMGLLQERITSTRGHSITSMQAIYVPADDLTDPAPATTFAHLDATTVLSRPISEKGIYPAVDPLDSTSRILDPRYIAADHYNTAMRVKTVLQKYKDLQDIIAILGIDELGEEDKLTVHRARRVERFLSQNTHVAKQFTGVDGSDVPLDESITAFNAIIDGEYDHFPEQAFFLCGGIEDLKANAKELGVS
- a CDS encoding F0F1 ATP synthase subunit gamma, which gives rise to MGAQLRVYKRRIRSVTATKKITKAMEMIAASRVVKAQRKVAASAPYATELTRAVSAVGTGSNTKHPLTTEAETATRAAVLLLTSDRGLAGAFNSNAIKAAEQLTARLEAEGKEVDTYIVGRRGLAHYNFRERKVAESWSGFTDEPTYADAKKVAGPLIEAIEKETADGGVDELHIVFTEFVSMMTQTALDDRLLPLSLDEVAKESAPKGEILPLYDFEPSAEDVLDALLPRYVESRVYNALLQSAASKHAATRRAMKSATDNAGELIETLSRLANAARQAEITQEISEIVGGSAALADATAGSDR